ACTATAATAACTATACTAAAACTTATGGAAAAGCATCAGATTGTATTGGATGTAAACAGTGTGAGAAAAATTGTCCACAACACATTAAAATTGTAGATTCTTTAAAGAGTGTAGCAGAAATATTTGAAAAATAATTGCTAATTTTAGATAAGTAGTATAAGTAATTTTACATGTAGATAAGTAGGGAAAGTAATCTTTATAAATTGCTAACTATAGATAAATAGAATAAGTAATTTTGATAGAATATTATTTAGGATATTTGATGTTATTTCAATTTATACAATATCAAGAGAGAGGTAATTTGTATGACAATTTCAGAAGTAAGTAAAAAATACGAACTTTCAGCAGATACTTTACGATATTATGAACGAATTGGTTTAATACCACCTGTAAATAGAAACAAAAGTGGTATTAGAATTTTTACAGAAAAAGATTGTGAGTGGGTCAATTTTATTAAATGTATGAGAAGTGCAGGGCTTTCTATTGAGACATTGATTGAGTATGTAACTATGTTTCAACAAGGGAACAGTACTATCAAAGCTAGAAAAGACCTTCTAATAGAACAGAGAAATCAGCTTTCTAAAAGAATAGAAGATATGCAGAAAACGTTAGAACGATTAAATAGTAAAATTGATGGATATGAAGATAAAGTTATTGAAAAAGAAAAAACTCTAAAGAGTAATAATTAGAGCAAAATAATGGAGGTATTGTCTTATGAATAAAAGAGTACTTGTACTTTCTGCAAGTCCTAGAAAAGGTGGAAATTCTGATTTATTATGCGACCAATTTGTTAAAGGTGCATTAGAATCCAAAAATCAAGCAGAGAAAATATTTTTAAAAGATAAAGATGTTCACTATTGTACTGGATGTGGTGCTTGTTATGAAAAAGGAGCAATTTGCCCACAAAAAGATGATATGGAAGAAATTCTTGAAAAAATGATTAAAGCAGATGTGATTGTCTTGGCAACTCCAGTTTATTTTTATACTATGAATGGACAAATGAAAACTATGATTGATAGAACTTGTTCAAGATACACTGAAATTTCTGGAAAAGAATTTTACTTCATTGTTGCCGCAGCGGATGAAAATGTCAATGATATGGAAAGAACATTAGAAGGATTCAGAGGATTTACATCATGTCTAAATGGTGCTAAGGAAAAAGGTATAGTATATGGTGTAGGAGCTTGGCATGTAGGTGATATTAAAGAAAGTATAGCAATGAATCAGGCATATGAAATGGGTATGTCAGTGTAGAGGTATTTTTAGAGTATTAGATTTACTGAATTTTATTGATAGAGTGGGTTCAGAATAATTTATATAAAATAAATGTCTGGTTAAAAGTATTCTCATACTTAGAGGCTGTAAGTAGATTTGTGTAAAAACAAATTTACTTACAGTTTTTTTATTGTATATAGCTGGTAAATTTAGAAACTAGTTTTTTCGTTCATAATATCAACTCTCTTGTTTTATTATCATGCCATAAACGGAAGTACTAACTTTAATGAGCTAAATAATAATCTTATAAAATAAATGAATTATAAATAGTTTATAAATTAAAAATAATTAAAAAATAAATAATACATTAACAATTTATAAATAAATTATAAACACAATGCCTACGGCTAAGGTAGATTTTAATGATAATATAGGAGTCACAGGAAATATATGATTATAAAAAGATAAAATCTATCAACTTGTTTAAGCATACAATACTAAATCTATTTAGTATATTTTATATGATTTTAGAGATTAGTTTTCTAGTAGTAATAAGGTTAAAAAACAGTTTTATTAAATTAAACAGTTCTATTAATTAGTAAAAAATAAAGTATTCTAATGATAATTATTGTCTCAAAAGTAATAAGTCTATATAGATTTATTCTAATTATAGTAAAAATATATTTATTCCTGTAAATACAAATAATTTAAATTCTAAAAGGAGGAATTAATCATGGCAATTGAAACTAAAACTCCAGACTGGGTTAATGTGCTGGAACTAAACAGTAAAATAGACATTACTGGGAAATCTGATGTAAGTGATATGATACAAGAGATTGTTTCTGATAAAGCACTAAAAGATTCTGTTATATATTTTCCAAATGGTGACTATTTATTTGAAAAAGGTATTAAGATTAGCCAACAAATAACACTTCAAGGTAATTCTTATTATGGAGGAGATGTTCCAGAACTAAATGAAGATGAGAAAGATAAAAAACCATTTATAGGAGCAACGAATTTTATAACTAGAGACGTTTCTAATATGAGTATTGTCACATTAGCAGAGAAAAGTCAAACTATAAAAAATATTAACTTTTACTATGATAATCGAGAAAAAAATGAATTACCTAAAGATGTATCTGCTATAAAAGTGTCTGACATAACAGAAGGTGAAGGGGTACAAGGTCTATCACATTTTGAACATCTATATATATCGGGATTTTCAGGAACAGGAGTTGAAATTCCACTTTATGCAACTGGTAATGATATTACTGTTACTTCATGTGGTACTGGTATAAAGCTTGGAGAAAAATCGATGCTTTCTAGTAGTAAGATTTACAACTGTGAAAATGGAATGGAAATTACAACAGGTGTAAGTCTAAACAACATAAGAATAGAAGAAATTCAAGAAGTAGGTATAAATAATAAAGGACTTGGTTTTAACCTTATTATGAATCTTGCAGTTGATAAATGTGGATACTGCGGATTTATGTTTGAAAAAATGTCTAATAGCCAGATAACTGCAAGATTTACTAACTGTAGTCAACATTATAAAAACGTTGATTATGATACTTATAAGAATCTTCCAGAGAAAAAAGAAGAAGCCTATTCTATATTTTATGGAGACACTTTAGACAACTGCAATGTTGTATTGGTGAATAATAATGTTGATTCTCTAGAAAATGGTTCACTTACTGAACGTAAGATACATGTAATAAAGGCAAATGAAACTAAAAATGTAACATTAGAATGTGATGCTGAAGCTGATAGCTTTATACAACATGCAAAGGGTAACCTATTATTAGAAAATGGTAGAAATACTTATAAGTTTTATGATGGTGAGATTTGTTCTGTAGGTGGAGTTCAGATTTCTGATAAAAATCAAGGTGATTTACTCAAGATAGTTGACAATACACTTTATGTAGATGATGGTGGAAAAGATTTAGTGATTCCTAAACTACAAAAGAATTCTGTTATATCTTCAATGTTAGATTCTGAAGAAGAAATAAGTAAATTACATAGTGGGACATGGGAACAAATTGGTGTAAAAACACTTAACGGAGAACTTATGTACTATTATAAAAAAATAAATGATTAGTTTCAAAATGAGGAGGTAGTGAATTATGGGAGAACCTATAATAATTAAAGAAACAGATGGAAGGATTAATGTTTTAGATTATGGAGTTTTTAATGATGAAACAAAAGATGTAAGTTCTAGGGTGCAAGAAATTATAAATGCTGCACCAGAAGACTCTATTATATATTTTCCAGAAGGGAAGTACTTATTTACAAGTGGTATAGAGATTAACAAACGATTAACACTATGTGGAGATGCATATTTTAGGTCAAATACTCCAAATAATGAATTTTTTTATTCAGGAACAACACAATTTTCTGGTAAATTTGATAAAAAAGAGGTAGAAGATGGCACAATGGAAAGTTTTACAATGATAACTGTAAAGGGAGTAAAGCATTGTATTAAAAGTATTTCTTTCCAATCAAATAACTGCGATAGTGTGGAGATATCTGAAAAAGATGATGCACCTCCACCAAATGGTGAACCAGGATTTCATCATAAGCTAGAATTCACACACGAAGGAAAATATATATCAGCAATTGTATGTGATGATGTATCAGAAGGGTCTGGCCATTATGAAAATGTAGACTTTGGTGGTTTCGGTGGAACTGCACTTAAGATATCTAATAATTCCACAGTAAACGATATTACTGTTTTTTCATGTAATCATGGTATTAGTACAGGAGAAAATTCAATAATTACTAATGGAAAGGCTTGGGGATGTGATTATGGAATGGAGATTTCTACAGGAACTTTTATTAATGGTATGAGAGTAGAAGAAGTTGGTAGAGTTGCTATTGACAATATTGGTAAAGGGTTAAACTTTGTTACAAATGTTACAATTGACCAATGTGGATATTGTGGATTTAAGTTTGACTCAATATCTAATACTCAAATATCAGGAAATATCTCAAGATGTGGGCAATTCTATTTTAATTTTAATTATGATGATTATTTAAAGTTAGACAATAGAGTTAAGGAAGCATATTCTTTATTTTATGGAAATTCAATGGAGTCAACCAATATAACAATCACAAATGATAATGGAGATTATTGGAATGATAAGGGATCTCAGATAATTGATAAGGATGGAAATACGAAATTTAAGAAACATAAGATATACATTATAAATGCGCTTGAAACCAAGAATGTATTATTAAGATGTCCTGTAGATGCTACTGATATGGTTGTTGAGTCAGAAAAAGGAAACCTAATATACAATAATAAAGAACAAACTGTTATATTTTATAATGGAAAAATAGGTAGTATTAATGGAATTGGTATGTTTGAAGAAGATCATAATGATAAAATAAAGATAAAAAATTATGATATATATATAAATGATAATATTAAGATGTATAGACCACAGGTAAATGATATTATATCAACATCAGTTAGTGATATCAATTCAGTTTCTGGGCAATATAAAGTAAAATTGGAAAGAATTAGTCAAAACAAGATATTTGAAACACCTATATACTATTATAAAGTGATAGAGAAGATGGTATAGTTATTAGTTTTAATAAGTTTTATATAGTCAAACTGGTAACTATAAAAATTCGTTTAATACTAAAAGTAAATAATATTTTAATATTAAGTAAAAAAGAAAGGAATAGATAATATTATGGAAGAAATTAAAAAGAAAAAATGGATTAACGTATTAGAAAGCGAGCCTGATATTAAAAACGATGGTTCAGAAGATGTGGGACCTTTTATACAGAAGATTATTAATAAAGTAGGATTTAAGTCTTGTGTTTTATATTTCCCAAAAGGTAAATACTTATTTAAAACGGGTATTACAATTGATAAAGAAGTAACCTTGCATGGAGATTCTGATTCATCAACATCTGCTACACAATTTATAACTCATGGAGTTCCTAATATGAGTATTATTACATTGACAGGAAGAAAACAATGTATTAAAAATATAAGTTTTTATTCTGACAGTTGTAAGATAATTGTTCGTGATGAACCACCAACAAAAGGGAATCCACATTATCATTATGAAATGGTTCTTAATAAAAATGAGAATAATAAAGAAATGGAGAAGGTATCAGCTATTACATGTACTACTGATGCTAAAGGCCTGGGTCATTATGAAAATCTTTATATAACTGGTTTCTCAGGTACAGGAATTCAAATTCCTTACTATTCAATTGTAAATGACATTACAGTTTCATCTTGTGGATTAGGTATTGATACAGGAAATGATATAATTATTTCTAATAGTAGAATATCTGAATGTAAAAATGGTATGCAAATTAAGGTAGGAGCT
This sequence is a window from Clostridioides difficile. Protein-coding genes within it:
- a CDS encoding MerR family transcriptional regulator, which encodes MTISEVSKKYELSADTLRYYERIGLIPPVNRNKSGIRIFTEKDCEWVNFIKCMRSAGLSIETLIEYVTMFQQGNSTIKARKDLLIEQRNQLSKRIEDMQKTLERLNSKIDGYEDKVIEKEKTLKSNN
- a CDS encoding flavodoxin family protein, with translation MNKRVLVLSASPRKGGNSDLLCDQFVKGALESKNQAEKIFLKDKDVHYCTGCGACYEKGAICPQKDDMEEILEKMIKADVIVLATPVYFYTMNGQMKTMIDRTCSRYTEISGKEFYFIVAAADENVNDMERTLEGFRGFTSCLNGAKEKGIVYGVGAWHVGDIKESIAMNQAYEMGMSV
- a CDS encoding glycoside hydrolase family 55 protein, translating into MAIETKTPDWVNVLELNSKIDITGKSDVSDMIQEIVSDKALKDSVIYFPNGDYLFEKGIKISQQITLQGNSYYGGDVPELNEDEKDKKPFIGATNFITRDVSNMSIVTLAEKSQTIKNINFYYDNREKNELPKDVSAIKVSDITEGEGVQGLSHFEHLYISGFSGTGVEIPLYATGNDITVTSCGTGIKLGEKSMLSSSKIYNCENGMEITTGVSLNNIRIEEIQEVGINNKGLGFNLIMNLAVDKCGYCGFMFEKMSNSQITARFTNCSQHYKNVDYDTYKNLPEKKEEAYSIFYGDTLDNCNVVLVNNNVDSLENGSLTERKIHVIKANETKNVTLECDAEADSFIQHAKGNLLLENGRNTYKFYDGEICSVGGVQISDKNQGDLLKIVDNTLYVDDGGKDLVIPKLQKNSVISSMLDSEEEISKLHSGTWEQIGVKTLNGELMYYYKKIND
- a CDS encoding glycoside hydrolase family 55 protein; the encoded protein is MGEPIIIKETDGRINVLDYGVFNDETKDVSSRVQEIINAAPEDSIIYFPEGKYLFTSGIEINKRLTLCGDAYFRSNTPNNEFFYSGTTQFSGKFDKKEVEDGTMESFTMITVKGVKHCIKSISFQSNNCDSVEISEKDDAPPPNGEPGFHHKLEFTHEGKYISAIVCDDVSEGSGHYENVDFGGFGGTALKISNNSTVNDITVFSCNHGISTGENSIITNGKAWGCDYGMEISTGTFINGMRVEEVGRVAIDNIGKGLNFVTNVTIDQCGYCGFKFDSISNTQISGNISRCGQFYFNFNYDDYLKLDNRVKEAYSLFYGNSMESTNITITNDNGDYWNDKGSQIIDKDGNTKFKKHKIYIINALETKNVLLRCPVDATDMVVESEKGNLIYNNKEQTVIFYNGKIGSINGIGMFEEDHNDKIKIKNYDIYINDNIKMYRPQVNDIISTSVSDINSVSGQYKVKLERISQNKIFETPIYYYKVIEKMV